GGCAGCCCCAGCCCCACGCTAAATGTCCCTAATAACTTGGGAGATGGCGGGGCTGTCTGCTCACCAGCGGAACACACCCTGTGCAGCGCATAACACTTTCACCTGTCATTACTCCTCTCTGCACTACTGGTGAGGCACAGAGGAATGAGGTCACTTGCTCCAGATCATATGCTAAGACCCAGAAGACCAAGACTGAGACAAAGGCTCTGGACacagacttttttcttcttccttccttccttcctccctcccttcctcccttcctccctccctccctcccttcctcccttcctccctccctccctccctccctccctccctccctccttccctccctttctttctttcttaagatgcAGTCttatggctacccactacacggtcttatgtaactcaggctgactttgaactatgtggccaaggatgacctaGAATTTCTGATTCCCTCGCCTCtacctccctagggctgggattataggtgcatgcCTCCACGTacagtttgtgtggtgctgggaattgaacccaggattcCGCACCTGggaggtaagcattctaccaactggaCTACATCTCTATCCCTAAACCCATTGCTTCTTTCCgctgtccctctccctcccctgcctccctccggGGTCCCCACTACCCACACACTGGAGCTCCAGCTTGCTGAAGATGAGAGGCAGCAGGAAACGACGCAGAGGCACAGTGAGGATGAGGACAAAGGGTAGGGCCAGTGAGGCAGGGGTGGACTTCACCACCCACAGCGCTGCCAGGCAGATGATCTGGATGCCCGTGAACAGGTGCATGCGCCAGGTCTTGACCTGCGGGGAAGCTGAGGTCAGTGTCTGCCCTGTTCTGacacccctgccccaccctggCCGGACAGCTTCAAAGCCACATACCCTCTTGACAAAGGGCACATCGGGGTGGTACTTGGGTGGCTTGAACAGCAGCAAGATGCGGTCAAAGAGCTGGATGCCACTGAGGGATGTGACTCCCATGTACAGGAAGATGCCGAACAGCACCGCCAGGGGGATGCGGGACAAGATGGGTTCCATGAGGATGGACAGTCCTGTATGGAGGGACACACTCTTAGTTCAGGTCACCCAAGGACCAGCACCAACAGGGCTTAGCTCATATTTGCGAATGACCATGAAACCACAAGTGCCCTGTGATCCTTTTCTGCAATAGCTGTTTATAGGCTCAGAGGTGAACAATTTCCAAGGAGTCAaactctgccttcctgccttatACCCACTCCCTGAGCCTAATGGAGACAGTCACAGCAGTCAGAGGAACCTGCCTTTCTCCTCACCCCAGAAAGCCTCCATCATCCTCTATAGAtgggaagaaaaggggagggaaggaaaggggaaccTTGATCGCTCCATCTGTGATTAGTGACTATACCACTGCTCATCCTGCTGGGTTCAGCTTCTCTAGAAACCCTATGGAGCCCAGAGGCTCTCTGCCTTTCCTTAGACTGAGCTGAGCATGGGGTCAGCCCCAGAGCAACTGATCTGGAAAAGAATTTCAGGGATTTAATAAATCCTCTAACTgtacagatagggaaactgaggcccagaggccATGGAAATTTACCCAGCcagcagcagggaaggaaggacaaaacCCCACAGTCTATTACATTTTTGTGGGCTACACTTgtggaggcaggggtggaggcagggtcTGATCTGGAAAAGCTCAGCTGTGCAGTTCTCTTGCTCTGTACAAATGCCCATCACAGTGTCCCAGGGCCCTTGTGCTTCCTCGATCTGCTACATCCCCTACTGTGAGTAACTAGTGCTGGTGTGTAGAGACCTGGATACAGAGTAGACTGGATGGGAGCTTTGTCCTTAAGCCCAACAGAAGGAGTCAGGATTGGGCAGGGCAGAATGGTGGAGGTGGGTTTCCCTAAGTGGGAAGAGCCCCCCAATCCTAAGAAGAAGGACTCAGAGAGAGTGGAGCAGGATGGCAGGGTCATGGCCAGCCTCACTTACCCACAAGCACAGAGACCAGGAGCCCACTGATCCGCTGCTCCTTGACCTCTTGGACCTGAGCTGCAGCCCCTGGACCGCTGGCCTTGCCCATGACTGTGAGGGCATTAGCGTGGGTAACAGAACGCACAGTGGTGGCACTGAGCCAAGGCATCCCAAAAATGGCGGCCACCCCACCCATGCCAACGACCAGCAGGAGGTCCAGATGGAAGCCGGAGCCCTTGACCATCTTGCGCTCTGGTTTGCTGACGATCAGCCTGGGGACAGAAGGAGGTCTGGTGAGCCGGGCCCTCTGTAGGCCCCTTTTCTTCCCCACACTGGTGTCCTTCTGAGCCTTCCCTTTAAGCCCCTGGCTCCTTCCCTCTGGCTGTTTGAGAATTCAGACTCCTGAGGTCTAGAAGTCTTCACAACACGCTTAGCCATTCTTGCCCAAGGGGAGAACATTGCCTGTTCAGGCCCCTCCCACCTTCCAGCAGTTCATTTCATAGCTCCCTGTTTACATGGTTTTCAAATGATGCCACCCCAGAGGCCACAAAATTCAGACTTGCCTCTGCTCTTCCATCACTCCATCAGCTAGCAGGGGCCACTGGCTAGTCTCCTGTTGGCCCAGAGTCtgcttccctccctgcccccagccctccccagccACGCCTCTATCCTCATTCTTACGTGGTGATCTGAGACTCAAGGAATATGAGGATGAAGACcagcagggcaggcagggcagaaGCAAACATCATCCAATAGGGAAAAGTGCTATACAGACCCAGAGGGTGGATGACCCAGCCCCGGGCAGTGGAATTAGACACTTTGAGGCCGTCAGGTACCGACAGTTTCTGTGAGGGAGACAGTTGGTGAGAAAGTGGGGCCAGGTAGATAGGGAAAGATGGGGGCTGGGAAAGCAATGGCCTGGGGCAGGGAGTTAGGTCGAAGTGCTCAAGGACTTGCTTATTGAACATTTACTCTGTTGCTAGCTACTTCTCTAAGCCCTTCATATGTATCTTTTCATTCTCAATgttacagaggaggaaacaggagcagAGAGGTTGTACAGTTAGCCCCAAGCCGCACAAATAGCTGGTGGCTGAGCTGAGGTTTACCCAGGTCTACCTGGCCTCAAAGCACACTCTCTGCTACTGCCCTGGGCAAAGGGGTAAGAAGCGCAATGTGGCCTGGGCTAGAGTGGTCCTGAGGGAATATTGGAAGAGCAGGGATAGGGGAAAAAGAGTTCTAGCTGGTTTTGGGTTAGGAAAAGCCAGTCTGGCaggggatggggaagggaaggggttgAAGGTTAGGGTGGCACggcagaggatgaggaagagtcaCCTGGGTGTAGGTGTCCTTGACAAAGGAATCCACCACGACCATTATCAGGATGGAGATGGGGACCCCGAAGTCCCCAATGACTCTACGCAGCTGTGGGCAGATGAAGGAACCAATTGTGTCCATAACCTGCCTCCTACCCACTTTTCTCCCCATCCCATGTTTACCAGGGAGTCTGCTCAACCCGAGGGGTCCACCAGGAACTGATGGCTGTCTATACTACAACCACCCCGTCTTCCTCCGCCGCTGTCCTGCCCTGATACCACCCTTCATCCCTCTCCCAAGAACTGTCTGTCTCTGGCTCCCTGCTGGATCTTGGTGCTGAGCAGAGATGGCTTTGGCTGCCACATGAACCCTGCGTCAGAAGAGGGCCACTGAGCCCTGGTATTGGGAATGGGGAgctggaaaaggaaggaaggggagctaAGAGTACTGAAGAAGCTCGGGGTTGGTGAAGGATAGGGGTGCACTGACCTTGCCAGGGAAGTAGGTGCTGTTCTTGAACTTTCGCAGCATCATGGCAAGTAAGAAGGTACCAGCCATGAGCACCAGGGAGAAGAGGGCTGTGTTAGGCACAGGACCCAGAGGTTTGGGCTTTATCGAAACAGGGGTGTAACTCTGTTGCAGCGGGTAGTCCTGGAAAATCTATAACAGAAACACAAAGCATTGGGTTCCCTCTCAAGGCTTGGCTTGAACTGGACAGTATCAGATAAGTTGACTGGGCACTATCATCCATCTGTCttacatccatccattcatctatacATCCAGACATCCATTTGCCCATCTACTGCCCATACAACCATTACCCACCcaccatccattcacccatccatgcAGCCATCCATCTGTTCACCTTCTTTCTCATCTGACATATTAACCAGCTTGGTTTTTATGAATGAAGAACAAGTTAGCTTGTGTGGGAAGGATCAAAGGAGCAAAAGCATGTGTAGGTATATGCGTCAGGCTTTGTTTGAAATGTGAGAAGGCTGTGGGGCAACAATCAGTAATAAGAAGGTTTACAAAAGGGGCTTACAGagattggggatttaggtcagtggtagagcacttgcctagcaagcacaaggccctgggtttgatcctcagctcaaaaaaacaaaaaacaacaaacaaacaaaccaaaaagggccaggcggtggtggtgcatgcctttaatcccagcactcaggaggcagaggtggatctctgtgagttcgaggccagcctgggctaccaagtaagttccaggaaaggcgcaaagctacacagagaaaccctgtctcgaaaaaccaaaaagacaaaacaaaacaaaacaacgaaaaGGGCTTAAGGAGTTGGTGACAGTGACAGCATTTGCTTAGCATAGAGGAGGTTTGGTCCTCAGTatgaaaaacaagtaaataaatagatgacttttttttttctttctgtttttcaagtcagggttcctggctgtcctagaactcaaggggtgcgctgctgctgccgctgccaccaccaccaccaccaccatcaccaccaccaccagctgaaATGATCCCTCTTCCATAGGCAGTACAGATGAGGAGGTAGGCAGAACTTTTGGGGTGAGGGGCAAGCTAAAGTGGCATCGGCCCTGTGGGGTTATGGAGGTCAAAAGCAGGAGGAAAAGGCCTAGCATCCTAGGCATCCACTGTCTCACTACACATGGTTTCCCAGGTTGTTACACACATACTTAGTGGCCACTATGTCACATGATGTGTGGTCATGGACATGGACAAGTTTATATACAGGAGGGAGCCTTCCCTTATACAGCCCCCCTGCCCAGTCATAGCATGAACACTGAGTCACCAGCCTTTACAGGATCCTGAGCAACCCTACTGCACAGTCCTAAGTGAACCCAGAAACATGCATGTGTCCATGATCATGGTTGTGCACACAGGTCTCAACATGGCTACAGACATGCTGTACAGACATATACATGGtaacacactctcacacacatgctatgtgTGAGTGTTAGCATTCTCCCTGGGCCCACCTTGATCAGCTTGGAGAAAGTCTCATAGATGAAGATGagggagatgaggaaggagaagatCTCCTGGGTGTAGCGGGAGATGAATCGGACCAGGAAGCTGCCTTCAAAggccaccaccagcagcaccaacAGAATGAGCCAGAAACCGATCCATGCACGGCCCACGATATACTCCAGGTTATTGCTTTCACAGAACTGCAGGCAGTCAGACAGAGGAGCTCTGATCAGACAAATGAGGCTTAGTCACcttgtgggcaccaggcaggtGAGCTAGGGTCAGCTACAGGGGCAGAGTGGGGCTGGGACCGGGCTACCGAGAAGAAGGCTTCCTCAAACACCAGCAGGGGTCCCGAGAAGCCAAGCACCAGCAGGGGCTGCGCCCCCAGGAGAGCAAAGAGGATGCCTTGTACTGCTGTGGAGATAAGCAGCTCTGACACCCCCATCAGGTTCCGGGTCTTTTCTCCTGTGGAAAAAGCCATACAAGGGTCAAGATGGAGAGATTATTTCCAAGGACCCTAAGAGTAAGTTATGGGACATGATGTATGTGTACAGAGCATCAGGTTGGGTCAAAGGCAAgaaggcagaggtcagagggttAGGGATGAGTTTTACGGAGGCCATAACTGTCACTGACCCAGGAGGCCACCAAAGGTGACGGCAGGCGAGAGGGCAGCGAAGTAGATGAAGATGACGGCTGCCAGGACCTGGGGGCTGAGCGCATCTGTGATATCGCTCAGATAGTATGGATAACGGCGCCGGATGTCACGTGTCAGGCCTCCAAAGATCCGGCCTGTGCGCTGTAGAGGGTCATCTATGCCACCGGGGCTCCCTGGGCCCCCATTCAAGTCTGTTGTAGAAGATAGGAACATGGTCAGAGGGGCTAATAGAAATGGCCAGGGTGACAGGAAGCTTGACCACAGGAACAGATGCTAGGGGGCGTTTGATAGGAAAGGGGCACTGTGCTGGGAGTCCAGGGGTCTATGGGGAATCAGGAAGCCCTGTTAAGGGCAGAACAGGTACCTAGGGTCTTGTACAAGGCAGGGTCTGGCTTGGGGAAACTGGGCAGGTAGCGCCTTCTAAGCAGCTCCTTCTGCACGGGCACCAGGTTGAGCAGCGCTTGCTCTGAAGGGGCGTCAGTGGGCGGCAGGACCAGGCTACAGTCCAGGAAGTCCTCCAGGGAACTCAGCAGCTCCCCCCGGCTCTGTGCCAGGTAGGCAGTTGTGCGGAACACCTATGTGCAGGAGAGAGCGTCAGGAATACTAGGACTGTAGACAAGAGACCCCAGGGGAGCAGAGCAGCCAAGTGATGCCAGCCTGTAATCTAAACACTCAGGAGCTAGAgcttaagtttgaggccagcctgggctacatagcgagctccaggccagccagagctacatggtgagacctttgTCTCAAAAACTTGAAGGCTGGGCATGTATagccagggaccagccaccaaAACCATGGCTGTCATTATAGGGTCTGGTTCTTTCGActccctctgacctctgaggaccAGCTTTAGGGAGACAGGCACCCTGGGTGGAGAAGATGAGCTAAAGTATCCCTGGTGGGCTAGGTACACCACACAGCAAGTTGGGCCAGCTAGAACCGGGACACAGTGGTCCTGACTGGACTAGACTGGACCAGTCGGTCCAGGGCAAGCCAGGATAAGACCGGACCGGCCAGGCCAGGAACAGGAGGAATTCAACACAATGGATCCAAATAGTGAATTTAAAGTCACCCAGGCTAGTCCATGGGGGAGAACTTGACGTCTTCTGCCCTCCTGCTAGCTCCCTGGCCAACCAGCCACTCAGTCCCTGCTTACTCGTTCGGTCATGAGTGTAGCTGCGGCTCTGCCCAGCTGGGTGTAGTCAAGATGGGGAGCCTCGGGTCCCAGCAGAACTAAAAGGAAGCGCACGGGCTCCTCCGGCCGCTCCAGGTCCTCCAGCTGAACAGCCTCCTTCAGCCTCACAAAGCCCAGCACAGACCTCTCCAGAAAATTAGTACCGCCTGTGGGAGGCACCAGGTGGTGAAGCCAGACCTCCTGGACTCAGTGTGTGAATTCAAGAGAGGGGCTGCCCAGGGCCTGAAGCAGGGTacgtggaggggaggggctcttACCCACTAGCACCAATGCAGTCTCTGAATCTGGGGGGATCTTCAGGGTCCCAGATGGCGAGAGTCCTTCTGGGTCCCCCTCTGCCTGTGGAAAGGAAGGTGAAGAAGGGGGTCCTGGGGTCACACTGAACCTAAGAGATCTGAGCTCCTAGCCTTTGCCTGTCCCAACCCTTCTGACTCCCAACCTCGTCCTGGCCTCACCTGTCCACAGTACAGCGTGGTCTCCAgtgatggcttctggggaaggaGGGGCTCAGAAGGGCCCCCAGAGCGGGTCAGGATGGCAGGTTTCACTCCCTCCAGAGCCTTTAGGTCCTCAGCGTGGCTGCAGAACATACAGGTAACACGGGCTGAGTAAGCTATTTGGACTGAATTTTCCATAAAAGGGAGACTAGTGGTAAGAAGGACAAGGGTGAAAATCCAGTGGAATTTCCCAGTGACCAAACCAGAGAGACCCTAGAGGAGGAAAATCAGAGTCTCCTCATAAAGGACAGTGCGGATGAAGTAGGTGGCCCCTGTCTCGGGCATCTTGGTGGAAGGGAGAAAATGGATGGAATGAAGGCTCTCGAGACCATGCTCTTTAAGAGCAAACTTGAAGTCCTGGTCTGCATTTGGGGATGTCAGACAGATGCGGGAGCtatggggggcggggggaagaGTAGTCCCCTTGCCTGCTGGGCTGGGGTCCATTTGGGAGACCTTGGAGTAGAGGGCCGGGAGGAGCCCAAGGGATGTGAAGCCCGGGTCCTGGCGGGCAGAGCACCTGCGTTTGAGTAGTAGCGCCCGGAGCAGCTCGTCTCGGTCCTGAGGCCGAATCTGGTCCTCGTAGATGAAGCTGTCTAGAAGCTGATTGGCCACCCCAGCTAGGGATGTCTCTGCCAGATCCAGGAGGACAGTGCCTGTAGGCAGTGGAGGGGTGGGCTGAGAAGTTGCTGCCCAGAGCTGCCTGAGCGAGCCTCCTGTGCAGCAGCCACAGAGGGCCTGGCAGGACTTACCTTTTGAAAAGACTTTCTGCAGTTCTAGAAGGCTCCAGAAGGTGAGGTAAGACAGATGTGGACGGCCCCACACCCCGTCCTCTCGTAGGTTCTCTTCTAACCCTATCCAGTGTGCTGCCTCCACCCACTGTAGTTCCTGGTTCCTCTGGTCCATCTTCAGCTCCTGCAGCTCCACATAGACCTGAAGCCCACGGGCCAGGTTAGTCCATCAAGCCATGGGCAAGCCATGTGGAGACTGAAAGCTTGGGTCCTGAGGGCACTCAGCTCTAAGCTAGACTTCCAAGAGGCACTGGGCCCTGGAAGGGTCAGGACAGATCTCCTGCTCAGAGCGTAGGAAGATGTGCAAAGGACCACTGGGTctgaccccaccccccaccccaccccaccccggctCCATGTTCTATCCTCCTCAGCAAGCCATTACCACATTTCAGAAAAGGCATGAACCTCTGGACCAAGAGGGGTCTCAACAGCCTCTTGGTCAGAAAACTGGGGCCTGGTGACTGAGGCTGGAAGGGGCTTGGGAAGCCATTGGGTCAGTCTCCTGTCTCTAAGAGTATTGAGGGACATGACGCATACTGTCCTGGGCCAGGTGGTTACTCTCAGGGTCACAGTTGAGGGACCCAATTTCCTAACCAGCTAGGCAGTCTGGTGCTAAGTGGAGACTCGGGTGCTGGAGCAGAGGAGAGTATACACTTGATTCTGTGTGTCCCCAGTGAGTGTCTAACCCAGCAGGGCCTGAAAGCCCTGGCTTAGTCCTCAGCAGTAAGAAAACAGTCTGTCCAGGGAATTCAGCAAGAGCTCATTTCTCTGTTGGTGCGCACACCCCTTTCCCTTCCACTGATGCCCTGCTTGGGGCAGGGGGAGTCTCCTCCAGCCGATTCTCTCTCTACCCCTTCCTATGGTGTGTGATGAACCTCAAGGCAACTTGAGAAAGAGGATGGAGTCTGGGTCCTCACCTGACTGGAGCTTGGGTGCGATGTGGAGGTACTGGTAGGGATGTAGTCTGTGGCTATCTGCTCTGTGGGAAGAGCTGAAAACCCAGGGCCAGTTAGCATTGTCTGTGACATGACCCCTCACTCAGGCCCTGCTGAGCTACCTCCAGGGAACCTCAGGAACCCAGACCCACTCCCTCCACTGGTCCTAGGCTGGGACCCCTGCCCAACCCCACATCCACTCCTGTTCTGGGCCCAGCTTGGGTCTGACACTCTCCATCTGAACCTTATTAAGGAACCTTGAATTCATTGTGGTGATCTGATCCCCTAGCCTGACCCCTCTTCAGTAAGGGTAGGGAGAGTCTCAAGTCACAATGTTCAAAaccatcccctccctcccctgccacaTCCGGGGACCAGACTTCTTTGCCTCTTCCCACCTGCTTAGCTAACCCGCCAGCTGGTAGCCTCTTCCCACACACCACTCAGATCGGGTGAGCCCCTTATATTCCCTCATTTCCCAAGGGGGCCTCTTAACTTCAAATCCAATCACTTGTACTTAGGCCGTGTTGACAGTAAACAGGCCCCACTTCAGGCTCCCCACCTAAGACCTTGGGCAAGCCAAGGAAGGTGGTATGGACTCCTGGGGTCTCTGTTCAGGGAGTCCCCACAATTGTCTCCCATTTCTCGGAGTCTCCAGCTGTCTAGACAGAATGAAGTCCATCAACAGGACAGCTGCTTGGCCTCCATGCTGATGTAGGATAGACAGGGTAGCAGCTGGGTTTGTGCCCTTGTCCCAGACATACCTGGCTGCCCTGTCACACGTGAAAGGGGCCCAGCCCACAGTCACCTCCTGTGATCATTTCAAACAAAACATTGTTTATCCTTCAATCAGCCAGGATTGTGGGGAGAACTGGCCCCAGGACTGgggcagtggagacaggaaggactGGGTCCCTGCTGTCCCTAGGGGGACCCAGCAGCTCCTCTGGTAGAAGCAGAAAGCAAGGGATGGGTCTCACCTTCCGGCTCCTGCATCTGGACCACATGGATGCCTGGGTCTTGATACGCTATCTGTTCTATCTCAT
Above is a window of Onychomys torridus chromosome 8, mOncTor1.1, whole genome shotgun sequence DNA encoding:
- the Slc4a1 gene encoding band 3 anion transport protein, with translation MGDMQDHEEVLAIPDQDSDDELEHEIEQIAYQDPGIHVVQMQEPEALPTEQIATDYIPTSTSTSHPSSSQVYVELQELKMDQRNQELQWVEAAHWIGLEENLREDGVWGRPHLSYLTFWSLLELQKVFSKGTVLLDLAETSLAGVANQLLDSFIYEDQIRPQDRDELLRALLLKRSHAEDLKALEGVKPAILTRSGGPSEPLLPQKPSLETTLYCGQAEGDPEGLSPSGTLKIPPDSETALVLVGGTNFLERSVLGFVRLKEAVQLEDLERPEEPVRFLLVLLGPEAPHLDYTQLGRAAATLMTERVFRTTAYLAQSRGELLSSLEDFLDCSLVLPPTDAPSEQALLNLVPVQKELLRRRYLPSFPKPDPALYKTLDLNGGPGSPGGIDDPLQRTGRIFGGLTRDIRRRYPYYLSDITDALSPQVLAAVIFIYFAALSPAVTFGGLLGEKTRNLMGVSELLISTAVQGILFALLGAQPLLVLGFSGPLLVFEEAFFSFCESNNLEYIVGRAWIGFWLILLVLLVVAFEGSFLVRFISRYTQEIFSFLISLIFIYETFSKLIKIFQDYPLQQSYTPVSIKPKPLGPVPNTALFSLVLMAGTFLLAMMLRKFKNSTYFPGKLRRVIGDFGVPISILIMVVVDSFVKDTYTQKLSVPDGLKVSNSTARGWVIHPLGLYSTFPYWMMFASALPALLVFILIFLESQITTLIVSKPERKMVKGSGFHLDLLLVVGMGGVAAIFGMPWLSATTVRSVTHANALTVMGKASGPGAAAQVQEVKEQRISGLLVSVLVGLSILMEPILSRIPLAVLFGIFLYMGVTSLSGIQLFDRILLLFKPPKYHPDVPFVKRVKTWRMHLFTGIQIICLAALWVVKSTPASLALPFVLILTVPLRRFLLPLIFSKLELQCLDGDDAKVSFDEEEGLDEYDEVPMPV